In Citrus sinensis cultivar Valencia sweet orange chromosome 2, DVS_A1.0, whole genome shotgun sequence, a single genomic region encodes these proteins:
- the LOC102622730 gene encoding uncharacterized protein LOC102622730 — MSILGGRAVGVSSFPSSSYFSRNVKSTSSAFPLQMACTSAALRGCIACSAVQETSTSAVAAETKEAKPVEKEAPTKPKPPARAPKAPAKPLPELMEEDVIPSLKAILEAQDDLSNIELCFKDNKLEGSFMKKGNNYSFWAFFPNGILAGPKGFSLSSYGSGASTVEPFLIDEKKITARHVVFWVEKRLAAQGILPVWKE, encoded by the exons ATGTCTATACTGGGCGGAAGAGCTGTAGGCGTTTCTAGCTTTCCATCTTCTTCATACTTCAGCAGGAATGTCAAAAGCACCTCCTCTGCATTCCCATtg CAAATGGCTTGTACATCAGCAGCTTTGCGTGGATGTATAGCGTGCTCTGCTGTGCAAGAGACATCTACTTCTGCAG TTGCTGCTGAAACAAAGGAGGCAAAACCAGTCGAAAAAGAAGCTCCAACAAAGCCAAAACCTCCAGCAAGAGCTCCAAAAGCTCCTGCCAAGCCATTGCCTGAGTTGATGGAGGAGGATGTGATCCCTTCACTCAAGGCAATACTGGAAGCTCAAGATGATCTCTCCAACATTGAGCTTTGTTTTAAAGACAATAAG TTGGAAGGTTCATTTATGAAGAAGGGCAATAACTATTCCTTCTGGGCTTTTTTCCCTAATGGAATCTTGGCAG GACCAAAAGGGTTTTCATTGTCATCCTATGGCTCAGGAGCAAGCACGGTTGAACCATTTCTCATTGATGAGAAGAAAATCACAGCAAGGCATGTTGTCTTCTGGGTTGAAAAGCGCTTGGCTGCTCAAGGAATACTTCCTGTGTGGAAGGAATGA
- the LOC102622215 gene encoding adenine DNA glycosylase, producing MSLVLWNKSLFSAVSSLELRTSLSSSSRSTPFEQNSSFCSLTMDNERKTKKKKERQLPEKKTALPLEEEDIEDLFSEKEVKKIRQSLLQWYDKNQRELPWRERSESDKEEEKEKRAYGVWVSEVMLQQTRVQTVIDYYNRWMTKWPTIHHLAKASLEEVNEMWAGLGYYRRARFLLEGAKMIVAEGDGFPNTVSDLRKVPGIGNYTAGAIASIAFKEVVPVVDGNVIRVLARLKAISANPKDTSTVKNFWKLATQLVDSCRPGDFNQSLMELGAVICTPLNPNCTSCPVSDKCQAYSMSKCDNSVLVTSYPMKVLKARQRHDVSAACVVEILGGNDESERTQPDGVFILVKRRDEGLLAGLWEFPSIILDGETDITTRREAAECFLKKSFNLDPRNNCSIILREDVGEFVHIFSHIRLKVHVELLVLRIKGGIDKWVEKQDKGTLSWKCVDGGTLASMGLTSGVRKVYTMVQKFKQKRLTTNSIPERKRTNTKRLRCS from the exons ATGTCACTTGTCCTGTGGAACAAATCCCTCTTTAGTGCGGTCTCGAGTCTTGAACTAAGAACATCAttaagcagcagcagcagaagCACCCCATTTGAACAAAATAGCTCGTTTTGCTCTCTAACAATGGACAACGAAAGgaagacgaagaagaagaaggaacgACAGTTACCAGAAAAGAAAACGGCATTGCCATTGGAAGAAGAAGACATAGAAGATTTATTTAGCGAAAAGGAGGTGAAAAAGATAAGGCAGTCTTTGTTACAGTGGTATGACAAGAACCAGAGGGAGCTGCCATGGAGAGAAAGAAGTGAAAGtgataaagaagaagaaaaagaaaagagagcaTATGGTGTGTGGGTTTCTGAAGTTATGTTGCAGCAAACGAGAGTTCAAACTGTGATTGATTATTACAACCGTTGGATGACAAAATGGCCCACCATTCATCACCTTGCTAAAGCATCTCTTGAG GAAGTGAACGAGATGTGGGCAGGTTTAGGTTACTATAGACGAGCACGGTTTCTGTTAGAG GGAGCAAAGATGATTGTTGCTGAGGGAGATGGGTTTCCAAATACAGTTTCTGATTTACGGAAGGTTCCTGGAATTGGTAACTATACAGCTGGAGCAATAGCCTCCATAGCATTTAAAGAG GTGGTGCCTGTGGTTGATGGAAATGTAATAAGGGTGCTTGCAAGACTTAAGGCCATCTCTGCAAATCCAAAAGACACATCGACTGTTAAGAACTTTTG GAAGCTGGCAACTCAACTAGTTGATTCTTGCCGGCCAGGGGATTTCAACCAATCACTCATGGAACTCGGTGCAGTCATATGCACACCTTTGAACCCAAATTGTACTTCATGTCCTGTTTCAGACAAATGCCAGGCATATTCTATGTCCAAATGTGACAATTCAGTTCTAGTCACAAGTTATCCTATGAAGGTTCTAAAGGCCAGACAAAGACATGATGTTTCAGCTGCTTGTGTTGTAGAGATACTGGGAGGTAATGATGAATCAGAGAGAACCCAACCTGACGGTGTATTTATTCTTGTTAAAAGGCGAGATGAAGGTTTGCTTGCTGGTCTTTGGGAGTTCCCATCTATTATATTGGATGGAGAAACTGACATAACCACAAGGAGAGAAGCCGCTGAGTGctttttgaagaaatcattcAATCTTGACCCTCGAAACAACTGTAGCATAATTTTGCGAGAAGATGTTGGAGAATTTGTCCATATTTTCTCTCACATTCGACTCAAGGTGCATGTGGAGTTATTGGTCTTACGTATAAAAG GGGGGATTGACAAATGGGTTGAGAAACAAGATAAAGGAACTCTTTCTTGGAAATGTGTGGACGGCGGAACTCTTGCAAGCATGGGATTGACATCTGGAGTAAGGAAG GTATACACTATGGTTCAGAAATTTAAGCAGAAAAGGTTGACCACTAATTCCATcccagaaagaaaaagaacaaacacGAAGAGACTAAGATGTTCCTGA
- the LOC102621738 gene encoding glyoxylate/succinic semialdehyde reductase 1 isoform X1: protein MEVGFLGLGIMGKAISMNLLRNGFKVTVWNRTLSKCDELVAHGATVGGSPAEVIKKCTITIGMLADPAAALSVVFDKGGVLEQICPGKGYIDMSTVDHETSIKISRAITSKGGHFLEAPVSGSKQPAETGQLVILSAGEKALYDEAISALNVIGKKAFFLGEVGNGAKMKLVVNMIMGCMMNTFSEGLVLAEKSGLDPRTLLDVLDLGGIANPMFKGKGPPMLQSNYALAFPLKHQQKDMRLALALGDENAVSMPIAAAANEAFKKARSLGLGDNDFSAVFEVVKDLKRSS from the exons atggaAGTGGGGTTTCTGGGTTTAGGAATTATGGGCAAGGCCATTTCTATGAACTTGCTTAGAAATGGATTCAAAGTTACTGTATGGAACAGGACTCTCTCTAAG TGTGATGAACTCGTGGCACACGGTGCTACAGTTGGAGGAAGTCCAGCAGAAGTAATTAAAAAGTGTACGATTACTATTGGGATGTTAGCTGATCCTGCGGCTGCACTTTCG GTTGTCTTTGACAAAGGTGGTGTTTTGGAGCAAATTTGTCCTGGGAAAGGTTACATTGACATGTCAACAGTTGATCATGAAACTTCAATAAAGATCAGCCGG GCAATTACATCAAAAGGCGGTCACTTCCTTGAAGCTCCAGTTTCAGGTAGCAAGCAGCCTGCAGAAACTGGTCAACTAGTAATCCTTTCTGCTGGGGAGAAG GCACTCTATGATGAAGCAATTTCAGCTCTCAATGTAATTGGAAAGAAGGCCTTCTTTTTGGGGGAGGTCGGAAACGGAGCAAAAATGAAACTTGTTGTTAACATGATAATGGGCTG TATGATGAATACATTTTCTGAAGGACTTGTACTGGCTGAAAAGAGTGGACTTGACCCTCGCACTTTACTTGATGTACTG GACCTGGGTGGTATTGCTAATCCTATGTTCAAGGGGAAAGGGCCGCCTATGCTCCAGAGCAATTATGCCCTTGCCTTTCCTCTTAAACACCAGCAGAAGGACATGAGGTTGGCTCTTGCCCTTGGGGATGAAAATGCTGTATCGATGCCAATAGCAGCAGCTGCTAACGAg GCTTTCAAGAAGGCCAGAAGTTTGGGGTTAGGAGATAATGACTTTTCTGCTGTTTTTGAGGTTGTGAAAGATCTGAAAAGATCATCTTAA
- the LOC102621738 gene encoding glyoxylate/succinic semialdehyde reductase 1 isoform X2, with product MEVGFLGLGIMGKAISMNLLRNGFKVTVWNRTLSKCDELVAHGATVGGSPAEVIKKCTITIGMLADPAAALSAITSKGGHFLEAPVSGSKQPAETGQLVILSAGEKALYDEAISALNVIGKKAFFLGEVGNGAKMKLVVNMIMGCMMNTFSEGLVLAEKSGLDPRTLLDVLDLGGIANPMFKGKGPPMLQSNYALAFPLKHQQKDMRLALALGDENAVSMPIAAAANEAFKKARSLGLGDNDFSAVFEVVKDLKRSS from the exons atggaAGTGGGGTTTCTGGGTTTAGGAATTATGGGCAAGGCCATTTCTATGAACTTGCTTAGAAATGGATTCAAAGTTACTGTATGGAACAGGACTCTCTCTAAG TGTGATGAACTCGTGGCACACGGTGCTACAGTTGGAGGAAGTCCAGCAGAAGTAATTAAAAAGTGTACGATTACTATTGGGATGTTAGCTGATCCTGCGGCTGCACTTTCG GCAATTACATCAAAAGGCGGTCACTTCCTTGAAGCTCCAGTTTCAGGTAGCAAGCAGCCTGCAGAAACTGGTCAACTAGTAATCCTTTCTGCTGGGGAGAAG GCACTCTATGATGAAGCAATTTCAGCTCTCAATGTAATTGGAAAGAAGGCCTTCTTTTTGGGGGAGGTCGGAAACGGAGCAAAAATGAAACTTGTTGTTAACATGATAATGGGCTG TATGATGAATACATTTTCTGAAGGACTTGTACTGGCTGAAAAGAGTGGACTTGACCCTCGCACTTTACTTGATGTACTG GACCTGGGTGGTATTGCTAATCCTATGTTCAAGGGGAAAGGGCCGCCTATGCTCCAGAGCAATTATGCCCTTGCCTTTCCTCTTAAACACCAGCAGAAGGACATGAGGTTGGCTCTTGCCCTTGGGGATGAAAATGCTGTATCGATGCCAATAGCAGCAGCTGCTAACGAg GCTTTCAAGAAGGCCAGAAGTTTGGGGTTAGGAGATAATGACTTTTCTGCTGTTTTTGAGGTTGTGAAAGATCTGAAAAGATCATCTTAA
- the LOC102621446 gene encoding xanthohumol 4-O-methyltransferase-like has translation MHCHGSPITLPQLASGINSSCPDVHIIPSLTRIMRMLVRKGVFAAHRSSDGSEETMYGLTQISKWLLRDSEMSLAPMILFQNSQLLQAPWHHLSQCVQEGGNAFKKAHGCEMWDFASQNSQFNNSFNKAMACTAKIVMSTLLSHYKDGFDGIRSLVDVGGGTGEELAEIVEFYPHIKGVNFDLPHVVATAPVYEGVSHVGGDMLNAVPNADAVFMKWILHDWDDEACVRILKNCRKAIPEKTGKLVLVEIVVKEDDNDVFGDTAYLFDLCMFAHTRCGKERTEKEWKQILEEGGFLRHNIINLPAVPAIIEAYPQ, from the exons ATGCACTGCCATGGCAGCCCAATCACTTTGCCCCAGTTAGCCTCAG GAATTAACTCATCGTGTCCAGATGTTCACATAATTCCCTCCCTTACGCGCATCATGAGAATGCTTGTCCGGAAAGGAGTTTTCGCCGCACATCGTTCATCAGACGGCAGTGAAGAGACGATGTACGGATTGACGCAAATATCAAAATGGTTACTACGTGACTCCGAGATGAGTCTTGCTCCGATGATACTTTTCCAAAACAGTCAACTGCTACAGGCACCGTGGCATCACCTTAGCCAATGTGTCCAAGAAGGTGGTAATGCTTTCAAGAAGGCTCACGGCTGTGAAATGTGGGATTTCGCTTCACAAAACTCTCAATTCAACAACTCGTTCAATAAGGCCATGGCATGCACGGCAAAGATTGTGATGAGCACACTCCTCTCACACTATAAAGACGGGTTTGATGGCATACGATCACTGGTCGACGTGGGTGGTGGCACTGGCGAAGAGCTTGCCGAGATTGTCGAATTCTATCCACACATCAAAGGTGTAAACTTTGATTTGCCACATGTTGTTGCCACAGCACCTGTGTATGAAGGAGTCTCGCACGTCGGAGGTGACATGCTTAACGCGGTTCCTAATGCTGATGCAGTTTTTATGAAG TGGATATTGCATGATTGGGATGACGAAGCCTGTGTCAGGATTCTGAAAAACTGCCGAAAAGCAATTCCGGAGAAAACTGGAAAGCTTGTGTTAGTCGAAATCGTTGTAAAAGAAGATGATAACGACGTATTTGGCGACACGGCCTACTTATTTGATCTATGTATGTTTGCTCACACAAGGTGTGGGAAGGAAAGGACTGAAAAAGAATGGAAGCAAATATTGGAAGAAGGAGGATTCCTCCGCCATAACATCATCAACCTACCGGCTGTACCTGCCATTATTGAGGCCTATCCGCAGTGA